From Lolium perenne isolate Kyuss_39 chromosome 5, Kyuss_2.0, whole genome shotgun sequence, a single genomic window includes:
- the LOC127301456 gene encoding uncharacterized protein, giving the protein MAAAAAHLLSSPPVTSGRPPRPSLWHHRRTGTHQTEATRSISCRATLGPDAPLSALAAPGPAAATGRTYLREHSCLLFPSPRGRRPLAVVKFLGGAFIGAVPEATYGYLLELLAQEGFLVVCVPYNVTFDHAAAAREVFQSFHGCYDELLASGLPEAGISAMDIAGLPLYSVGHSNGALLQLLVGSYFSEKIPKANAIVSFNNRPASEAVPYFEQIGPLFSQLMPMMEASPVYSVARDASGGAWKALFDLAGGLIQEYDREAMASVSKFVDQLPSVMNQVTEGVSEFKPTPPENREFCKNSYSVPNTLLVKFSVDAIDDTDIIENILQPRVESINGQVKKVTLSGTHLTPCIQDVKWQAGSQYTPADALAQGLKSLALNETRVLSRTIADWFRSI; this is encoded by the exons ATGGCGGCAGCGGCTGCTCACCTCCTCTCTTCCCCACCCGTCACATCCGGCCGACCTCCACGGCCAAGCCTATGGCATCACCGCCGCACCGGCACACACCAGACCGAAGCTACCAGGAGCATATCCTGCCGCGCGACACTTGGCCCCGATGCCCCCCTGTCCGCGCTCGCCGCCCCCGGACCGGCAGCCGCCACGGGGAGGACGTACCTGCGGGAGCACTCCTGCCTCCTCTTCCCGTCTCCGCGCGGCCGCCGCCCGCTCGCCGTGGTCAAGTTCCTCGGCGGCGCCTTCATCGGGGCCGTCCCCGAGGCGACATACGG CTACCTGCTGGAGCtcctggcgcaggagggcttcctaGTGGTGTGCGTGCCGTACAACGTCACCTTCGACCACGCGGCCGCCGCGCGGGAGGTCTTCCAGAGCTTCCACGGCTGCTACGACGAGCTCCTCGCGTCGGGGCTGCCAGAGGCTGGGATAAGCGCAATGGACATCGCGGGGCTCCCGCTATACTCCGTTGGCCACAG CAATGGGGCGCTGCTTCAGCTGTTGGTGGGGAGCTACTTCTCGGAAAAGATACCAAAG GCTAATGCCATTGTCTCATTCAACAATAGGCCCGCTTCGGAGGCTGTTCCTTACTTTGAGCAG ATAGGCCCACTATTTAGTCAACTAATGCCTATGATGGAGGCATCACCTGTATACTCCGTGGCAAGAGATGCATCAG GGGGCGCATGGAAGGCTCTATTTGATTTAGCTGGAGGTTTGATACAAGAGTATGATCGAGAAGCTATGGCATCTGTGAGCAAATTTGTTGATCAGTTACCCTCTGTAATGAATCAG GTTACGGAAGGTGTATCTGAATTCAAACCAACGCCGCCTGAGAACCGTGAATTCTGCAAGAACTCCTACAGTGTACCAAATACATTATTG GTGAAATTCAGCGTCGATGCTATTGATGATACAGACATAATTgagaacatcttgcagcctcGGGTAGAATCAATTAATGGACAAGTAAAGAAGGTCACACTGTCAGGAACACATCTAACTCCATGTATACAG GATGTTAAATGGCAGGCTGGTTCACAATACACTCCAGCAGATGCTCTGGCCCAGGGTTTAAAATCATTGGCTCTCAATGAGACCAGGGTCCTCTCAAGAACTATCGCTGATTGGTTTAGATCCATTTAG
- the LOC127301453 gene encoding putative disease resistance protein RGA4 gives MAELVVSMAIGPLMSMLKDKVSSYLLDQYKVMEGMEEQHKILKRKLPAILDVITDAEEQATAHREGAKAWLQELKTVAYEAIEVFDEFNYEALRREAKKKGHYTELGVDVIKLFPTHNRVVFRHRMASKLSRVLQDIEVLIAEMHAFRFKYRPQPSVSKQWRQTDYAIIDPHEIARRSRDKDKRIIVGTLLRQANNANLTVVPIVGMGGLGKTTLAQLIYNELEIQKHFQLLLWVCVSDTFDVNSLAKCIVEASPKKNDDTEKSPVDRLQKLLSGQRYLLVLDDVWNRETHKWDMLKMCLQHGGTGSAILTTTRDKQVAEIMGANTTHNLNVLDDSFIKEIIVARAFTPEKEKPTELVELVGEIVKRCSGSPLAATALGSVLRAKTSVEEWKAVSCSSSICTEETGILPILKLSYNDLPSYMKQCFAFCAVFPKDYKIDMEKLIHLWIANGFVPEHNETNGRHIFNELASRSFFIDIENFNDDEEDYSRTRCKIHDLMHDIAISVMEKECVFASEKPNQTEWLSDTVRHLFLSCNDTEGILNGSMEKRSPAIQTLLCDSFIWSPLQHLSKYSSLHALKVRTYVESFVLKPKYLHKLRYLDLSFSRMEALPEDISILYNLQVLDLSCCGFLTRLPRQMKYMTSLRHLYTHGCRRLKSMPPELGNLTKLQTLTYFIAAVTGPDCSDVAELEHLNLGGQLELRQVENVREAEAKLANLGKKKNLKELRLRWTSISDSKVLNNFEPHDGLQVLKIYSYGGKCMGILQNMVEIHLFQCGRLQVLFRCGTSFTFPKLKELRLEHLLDLERWWEINERQEGQIVFPVLEKLFVRNCGKLIALPEAPMVHEPCSGGHGSVWSPLPLLEKLFLRYCRKLIALPEAPLLQESCGGFRSAFPALQVLKLEDLESFQRWDVAVRGEQILFPQLEELSIKNCPKLMDLPEAPKLSVLEIEDGKQEIFHLVDRYISSLTKLILNLENTETTSEVECTIIAPVDINEKWFQKSALTFMELGCCNSLFGSSALEPWDYFTHLEELKIDRCDVLVHWPEKVFQSLISLKRLQIARCKNLTGYAQAPLEPSASERSQHLPGLVALNVNNCESLVEMCNVPASLKELIIYICDKLESIFSKQQQGMSELVQGSSCIDSITRTAVSELSSSPMNHFCPCLELLYLRVCGNLRAVLNLPPSLKTIIIRGCRSIQVLSCQLDGPPRPQVSASINAPEPSAETSEYSLPPYLGYLSIWSCDMLGGILCLPTSLKHLSITNNSGFTSLESMAGEPPSLEYLELFGCSTLASLPNEPHAYRSLERLYITDCHALKKLPRCLQQQLGSIESKQLDAQYEVMAFNPKTWKEIPKMVRERRRYAKQRRQAECTIEMPEA, from the exons ATGGCAGAACTGGTGGTCTCCATGGCCATCGGGCCATTGATGTCCATGCTCAAGGACAAGGTGTCCAGTTACCTCCTCGACCAATACAAGGTGATGGAGGGAATGGAGGAGCAGCACAAGATTCTCAAGCGCAAGCTTCCAGCCATCCTTGACGTCATCACCGACGCTGAGGAGCAGGCGACGGCACACAGAGAAGGGGCGAAAGCATGGCTCCAGGAGCTCAAGACGGTGGCCTATGAAGCAATTGAAGTCTTTGATGAATTCAACTACGAAGCACTACGTCGTGAAGCCAAGAAGAAGGGTCACTACACCGAGCTTGGCGTCGATGTAATTAAACTCTTCCCTACTCACAACCGTGTTGTGTTTCGTCACAGAATGGCTAGCAAGCTTAGCCGGGTTCTGCAAGACATTGAGGTCCTCATAGCAGAGATGCATGCCTTTAGGTTTAAATACCGACCACAGCCATCCGTGTCCAAACAGTGGAGGCAGACAGATTATGCTATCATCGACCCACATGAAATTGCCAGAAGATCTAGAGACAAAGATAAGAGGAttattgttggtacactacttcGTCAAGCTAACAATGCAAATCTCACAGTTGTTCCCATTGTTGGAATGGGGGGCCTTGGAAAGACCACATTAGCGCAGCTCATATACAATGAACTTGAAATTCAGAAGCATTTCCAATTGCTGCTTTGGGTCTGCGTTTCTGATACCTTTGATGTGAACTCCTTGGCTAAGTGTATAGTTGAAGCATCTCCCAAGAAGAATGATGATACTGAAAAATCACCAGTGGATAGACTTCAGAAATTGTTAAGCGGACAAAGGTATCTCCTTGTACTGGATGATGTCTGGAACAGAGAGACCCATAAGTGGGACATGTTGAAGATGTGTCTTCAGCATGGTGGCACGGGTAGTGCAATATTGACAACAACTCGTGACAAACAAGTTGCTGAAATCATGGGTGCAAATACAACCCATAATCTCAATGTTTTGGATGATAGTTTCATAAAGGAAATTATTGTGGCTAGAGCATTCACTCCGGAGAAAGAAAAGCCTACCGAGCTAGTTGAGTTAGTTGGTGAGATTGTGAAGAGATGTTCTGGCTCTCCTTTAGCTGCAACTGCACTGGGATCTGTACTTCGGGCCAAGACCAGCGTGGAAGAATGGAAGGCTGTATCATGTAGCAGCAGTATTTGCACCGAGGAAACTGGAATCTTGCCAATACTCAAGCTTAGCTACAATGACTTGCCATCATACATGAAGCAGTGCTTTGCTTTTTGTGCTGTATTTCCCAAGGATTACAAGATTGACATGGAAAAACTTATCCATCTATGGATAGCAAATGGATTTGTCCCAGAACACAATGAAACAAATGGAAGACATATTTTCAATGAGCTGGCATCAAGGTCATTCTTTATTGACATAGAAAATTttaatgatgatgaggaggattatTCTAGGACGAGATGTAAAATCCATGATCTTATGCATGATATTGCAATATCTGTTATGGAGAAAGAATGTGTTTTTGCAAGTGAGAAACCAAATCAGACTGAGTGGCTTTCAGATACTGTTCGGCATTTGTTTTTGTCATGTAATGACACAGAAGGTATTTTGAATGGTTCTATGGAGAAAAGATCTCCTGCTATCCAAACACTGCTATGCGATAGTTTTATCTGGAGCCCATTGCAGCATCTGTCAAAGTACAGCTCTTTGCATGCCTTGAAGGTCCGTACATATGTAGAATCATTTGTACTGAAACCAAAGTATCTGCATAAGCTGAGGTACCTTGATCTCTCATTCAGTCGTATGGAAGCACTTCCTGAAGATATAAGTATTCTATATAACCTACAAGTGTTGGACCTTTCCTGCTGCGGATTTCTTACTCGTCTTCCTAGGCAGATGAAATATATGACTTCCCTCCGTCACCTCTACACCCATGGATGTCGGAGGTTGAAGAGCATGCCTCCAGAACTTGGAAATCTCACTAAGCTGCAGACTCTTACATATTTTATAGCAGCGGTTACTGGACCTGATTGCAGTGACGTTGCAGAGTTGGAGCATTTAAACCTTGGTGGTCAGCTAGAGCTACGTCAGGTAGAGAATGTTAGAGAAGCAGAGGCAAAACTGGCAAATCTCGGAAAAAAGAAGAATCTCAAAGAACTGAGATTAAGATGGACTTCTATTTCTGACAGTAAGGTGCTCAACAATTTTGAACCTCATGATGGGCTGCAGGTTCTGAAGATATATTCCTACGGTGGAAAGTGTATGGGTATATTGCAAAACATGGTTGAGATCCATCTTTTTCAATGTGGAAGATTGCAAGTTTTGTTCAGATGCGGTACATCCTTCACTTTTCCAAAACTGAAGGAGCTTAGGCTAGAACATCTGTTGGATCTTGAGAGGTGGTGGGAAATAAATGAGAGGCAAGAAGGGCAAATAGTATTTCCTGTGCTTGAGAAGTTGTTTGTTAGGAATTGTGGAAAGTTGATCGCATTACCTGAAGCACCAATGGTTCATGAACCATGTAGTGGAGGTCATGGATCAGTATGGTCTCCACTTCCTCTTCTCGAGAAGTTGTTTCTTAGGTATTGTAGAAAGCTGATTGCATTACCTGAAGCACCATTACTACAGGAATCATGTGGAGGTTTTCGCTCGGCGTTTCCAGCCCTACAGGTACTCAAATTGGAAGACTTGGAGAGTTTTCAGAGATGGGATGTTGCAGTCAGAGGAGAACAAATATTGTTTCCTCAGCTTGAGGAACTGTCAATTAAGAATTGCCCAAAGCTGATGGATTTACCTGAAGCGCCAAAACTAAGTGTATTAGAAATTGAAGATGGCAAGCAAGAGATCTTTCATTTGGTAGACAGATATATATCTTCACTGACCAAGCTGATATTAAATCTAGAAAACACAGAAACAACGTCAGAGGTTGAGTGCACTATTATTGCACCGGTGGACATCAACGAGAAATGGTTCCAGAAATCTGCCCTTACATTTATGGAGTTAGGATGCTGCAACTCATTATTTGGGTCATCTGCACTAGAGCCGTGGGACTATTTTACACATCTTGAAGAATTGAAAATTGATAGATGTGATGTGCTTGTCCATTGGCCTGAGAAAGTGTTCCAAAGCTTGATATCCTTGAAGAGATTACAGATTGCAAGATGCAAAAATCTGACTGGATATGCACAAGCTCCTCTTGAGCCGTCAGCATCTGAAAGGAGTCAACACCTGCCAGGTCTCGTGGCTCTCAACGTAAATAATTGTGAAAGTTTGGTCGAGATGTGTAATGTCCCAGCATCTCTCAAGGAATTGATTATTTATATCTGCGATAAGCTTGAGTCCATATTTAGCAAGCAGCAGCAGGGCATGTCAGAGTTAGTTCAAGGGTCTTCTTGCATTGACTCAATCACACGTACAGCTGTATCAGAGTTGTCATCATCACCCATGAATCACTTTTGTCCATGCCTAGAACTTCTGTATTTACGTGTCTGTGGAAATTTACGAGCGGTTCTGAATCTTCCACCATCCTTAAAGACCATAATCATTCGTGGCTGCAGAAGTATTCAAGTCCTGTCATGTCAGCTGGATGGTCCCCCAAGACCACAAGTCAGTGCTTCCATAAATGCGCCAGAGCCATCAGCAGAAACTAGTGAGTATTCACTCCCTCCTTATCTCGGATATCTATCAATATGGTCATGTGACATGTTGGGCGGGATTCTCTGCCTGCCCACGTCCCTCAAGCACCTGAGCATTACGAACAACAGTGGGTTCACATCGTTGGAGTCTATGGCGGGAGAGCCCCCATCGTTGGAATACCTTGAGCTTTTTGGCTGCAGTACCCTGGCATCCCTACCGAATGAGCCTCATGCATACAGGTCTCTGGAAAGGCTTTACATTACAGACTGTCATGCCCTAAAGAAGCTTCCTAGATGCCTGCAGCAGCAACTGGGCAGTATTGAAAGCAAACAGCTGGATGCCCAATATGAAG TAATGGCATTTAATCCAAAGACATGGAAGGAAATACCAAAAATGGTCCGTGAGCGGAGGAGGTACGCCAAGCAGAGGAGGCAGGCCGAATGCACAATTGAAATGCCGGAAGCTTAG